The Methylobacterium sp. PvR107 genome contains a region encoding:
- the rpsJ gene encoding 30S ribosomal protein S10: protein MNGQNIRIRLKAFDHRILDASTKEIVSTARRTGATIRGPIPLPTHIEKFTVNRSPHIDKKSREQFEMRTHKRVLDIVDPTPQTVDALMKLDLAAGVDVEIKL, encoded by the coding sequence ATGAACGGTCAGAACATCCGTATTCGCCTGAAGGCGTTCGATCACCGCATCCTCGATGCCTCGACCAAGGAGATCGTCTCCACGGCTCGTCGCACCGGCGCGACCATCCGGGGTCCGATCCCGCTCCCGACGCATATCGAGAAGTTCACCGTGAACCGCTCGCCGCACATCGACAAGAAGTCGCGCGAGCAGTTCGAGATGCGCACGCACAAGCGTGTGCTCGATATCGTCGATCCGACGCCGCAGACCGTGGACGCGCTGATGAAGCTCGACCTCGCCGCCGGCGTGGACGTGGAGATCAAGCTCTGA
- the rplC gene encoding 50S ribosomal protein L3 — translation MRSGVIAQKVGMTRVFTDAGEHVPVTVLKIDQCQVVAHRTVEKNGYVALQVGVGKAKVKNVSAAERGRFAVAKVEPKKKLAEFRVSEDALIPVGAEITADHFIPGQFVDVTGTTTGKGFAGGIKRWNFGGLRATHGVSISHRSIGSTGGRQDPGKTFKNKKMPGHLGVERVTTQNLRVVRTDPERGLILVEGAVPGVAGGWIQIRDAVKRKLPADVPLPGKFRENGASASAPEAAAAEETA, via the coding sequence ATGCGCTCAGGCGTCATTGCACAGAAGGTCGGCATGACCCGCGTCTTCACGGACGCGGGGGAACATGTCCCCGTCACCGTGCTCAAGATCGATCAGTGCCAGGTGGTTGCCCACCGCACCGTCGAGAAGAACGGCTACGTCGCGCTGCAGGTCGGCGTCGGCAAGGCCAAGGTCAAGAACGTCTCGGCTGCCGAGCGGGGCCGCTTCGCGGTCGCCAAGGTTGAGCCGAAGAAGAAGCTCGCCGAGTTCCGCGTGTCCGAGGACGCGCTGATCCCGGTCGGCGCCGAGATCACCGCAGACCACTTCATCCCCGGCCAGTTCGTGGATGTGACCGGCACCACCACCGGTAAGGGCTTCGCGGGCGGTATCAAGCGCTGGAACTTCGGCGGCCTGCGCGCCACCCACGGCGTGTCGATCTCGCACCGTTCGATCGGTTCGACCGGCGGCCGTCAGGACCCGGGCAAGACCTTCAAGAATAAGAAGATGCCGGGCCATCTCGGTGTCGAGCGGGTCACCACCCAGAACCTGCGTGTCGTGCGCACCGATCCCGAGCGCGGCCTGATCCTGGTCGAGGGTGCGGTGCCGGGCGTCGCCGGCGGCTGGATCCAGATCCGCGACGCGGTGAAGCGCAAGCTCCCCGCCGATGTTCCGCTGCCGGGCAAGTTCCGTGAGAACGGCGCGTCCGCCTCGGCTCCCGAGGCCGCTGCGGCTGAGGAGACCGCGTGA
- the tuf gene encoding elongation factor Tu, which produces MGKEKFSRTKPHCNIGTIGHVDHGKTSLTAAITKVLAETGGATFTAYDQIDKAPEEKARGITISTAHVEYETQNRHYAHVDCPGHADYVKNMITGAAQMDGAILVVSAADGPMPQTREHILLARQVGVPALVVFLNKVDMVDDEELLELVELEVRELLSKYDFPGDDIPITKGSALMALEDKEPKIGKEAVLALMATVDSYIPQPERPIDLPFLMPIEDVFSISGRGTVVTGRVERGIVKVGETVEIVGIRDTQTTTVTGVEMFRKLLDQGQAGDNVGVLLRGTKREDVERGQVVCKPGSVKPHAKFKAEAYILTKEEGGRHTPFFTNYRPQFYFRTTDVTGICTLPEGTEMVMPGDNVTMDVVLIVPVAMEEKLRFAIREGGRTVGAGVVAAIND; this is translated from the coding sequence ATGGGCAAGGAAAAGTTCTCCCGCACCAAGCCGCACTGCAACATTGGCACGATTGGCCACGTTGACCACGGCAAGACGTCGCTGACGGCGGCGATCACGAAGGTTCTGGCCGAGACGGGCGGGGCGACGTTCACGGCCTACGACCAGATCGACAAGGCGCCGGAGGAGAAGGCGCGCGGGATCACGATCTCGACGGCGCACGTGGAATACGAGACGCAGAACCGTCACTACGCGCATGTCGACTGCCCCGGCCACGCCGATTACGTGAAGAACATGATCACGGGCGCGGCGCAGATGGACGGGGCGATCCTGGTGGTGTCGGCGGCCGACGGCCCGATGCCGCAGACCCGCGAGCACATCCTGCTGGCGCGTCAGGTCGGCGTCCCGGCGCTGGTGGTGTTCCTCAACAAGGTCGACATGGTCGACGACGAGGAACTGCTGGAGCTGGTCGAGCTGGAGGTGCGCGAGCTTCTCTCCAAGTACGACTTCCCCGGCGACGACATCCCGATCACCAAGGGCTCGGCGCTGATGGCGCTGGAGGACAAGGAGCCGAAGATCGGCAAGGAGGCTGTGCTGGCGCTGATGGCGACCGTGGACAGCTACATCCCGCAGCCGGAGCGTCCGATCGACCTGCCGTTCCTGATGCCGATCGAGGACGTGTTCTCGATCTCGGGCCGCGGCACGGTGGTGACGGGCCGGGTCGAGCGCGGGATCGTGAAGGTCGGCGAGACGGTCGAGATCGTCGGCATCCGCGACACGCAGACCACGACGGTGACGGGCGTCGAGATGTTCCGCAAGCTGCTCGACCAGGGTCAGGCGGGCGACAACGTCGGCGTGCTGCTGCGCGGCACGAAGCGCGAGGACGTGGAGCGGGGCCAGGTCGTGTGCAAGCCGGGTTCGGTGAAGCCGCACGCCAAGTTCAAGGCCGAGGCCTACATCCTGACGAAGGAAGAGGGCGGCCGCCACACGCCGTTCTTCACGAACTACCGGCCGCAATTCTACTTCCGCACGACGGACGTGACCGGGATCTGCACGCTGCCCGAGGGCACCGAGATGGTGATGCCGGGCGACAACGTGACCATGGACGTGGTGCTGATCGTGCCGGTGGCCATGGAAGAGAAGCTGCGCTTCGCCATCCGCGAGGGCGGCCGTACCGTCGGCGCCGGCGTCGTCGCCGCCATCAACGACTGA